The sequence TTAATAGCTTTTAATAATTCACCTTCCGGACCTTCGCCATTGCAATAGCCCATCACAGTCCAAAATAAATTGTGGTTATAAAAACCACCACCATTGTTGCGAACAGCAACCGGAAGTTTTGAAATGCCGGCCATCAATTCTTCAATTGATTTGCCTTCCATATCAGTTCCCTGAATGGCATTGTTTAAATTTGTTGTATAAGCAGCGTGGTGCTTTGTGTAATGAATCTCCATTGTACGAGCATCGATGTAAGGCTCCAGAGAATCATAATCATATCCTAACTTTGGTAATTCAAATGACATATCTATTTCCTTTAAACTGGTTAATCTAATTCTTGGTTTTGATTTCAAATAAAAGATATTTAAATCTTTTTCTGCAAATCTATAAACTATCTAGACTCATTCCAAATAAAAACTATGCTTTTTTTATTGAAAAAATCTATCCGCAATCGCTTCGCTCAATTTAATGTTCGGATCCAGCACTTTAGCCTGTCTTAATTTTTTCTTTACTTTGCCCGAAAAATTTCGTGAACAGGAAAATTCTCCACCTCGCCATTCCTAATATCATCAGCAACGTCACCATTCCACTCCTCGGATTAGTCGACATGGCGCTGATGGGACACCTTGATTCTGAAGTCTATATCGGAGCTGTTTCGTTGGGAACAGTGCTGTTCAATTTTATTTACTGGGGCTTTAGTTTTCTGCGAATGGGAACGAGTGGTTTCACCGCTCAGAGCTACGGCGAAGGCAACCAGGCAGAGACCTTCAATATTTTGGCCCGTGCTCTGATGATTTCGACACTGATCAGCGCCCTGATCATTCTGTTACAAGTCCCAATTGAGTGGATCGCTTTTAAAGCTATCAATGGTAGTAAGGAAGTGGAAGGACTGGCACGTGAATATTTCCGCATCCGGATTTGGGCTGCACCCGCCACACTTGGACTTTACGCCCTTAACGGATGGTTCCTGGGGATGCAGAATGCCCGCTACGTGATGGTCACTTCGATCCTGGCAAATATTTTCAACCTGGTTTTTAGCTTCATCTTTGTGTATTTCCTGCACATGAATTCAGCAGGAGTCGCCTGGGGAACTGTTATTGCACAATACGCCGGAATCCTGACAGGTTTGTTTTTACTGCAGAAGAAATACAAGTATCTGCTAAATTTTAGAGACCGAAAAGCAATTTTTGACCTGGATGCTATGAAAAACTTCTTCCGGGTGAACTCCGATATTTTCATCCGGACTTTTTGCGTCATTCTGGTATTCACCTTCTTCACGTCGAAGTCGGCAAGTATCAGCGACCATATATTAGCCGTTAACTCCATTCTAATCCAGTTCCTGTTATTTTTCGCTTTTTTTATTGATGGATTTGCTTTGGCTGGTGAAGCATTGGCCGGGAAATATAAAGGTGAACGACGCCGGGATTTATTTACCGAACTCACCCGCCGTCTTTTTGTATGGGGAATCGGATTGGCACTTGTTTTCAGCTTCCTGTTTTTAGTTGGCAACAAGTTCATCATCGGACTGCTTACCAACCAGGAAGGTTTGTATGAAACAGCCAGTCAGTTTATGGTTTGGGTGATTTTGACACCTCTGATTACTTTCAGTTCCTTTATTTGGGATGGTATTTACATTGGTGTGACCGCCTCGAAAGAAATGCGGAATAGTATGCTGGCCGCAACACTGCTGCTTTTCGCTCCTAGTTTTTATTTTCTGCAGGCTATTCTCGGCAACCACGCACTTTGGCTGGCGATGATGCTATTTATGCTGGGGCGAGGTCTTTTCCAAACGATCCTTTTCCCAAAAGTCATGAGTAAGAGCTTCAAGTAAATCAAGGCTTATCAATTAGCGGAGTAATCTATTCCCAAGTCGTTGGTTCGCACTTCTTGCAGTTTGTTTCGAAGCTTCTCCTGAAATTCATCAACGACCTCTGCAAATTCGGGCTTGTACGCCAAATTGGTGTATTGCTTCGGATCGTTTTTCATATTGTACAATTCCATTCCCGATCCGGCATCTTCGTCGTATTGAATGTAGGCCCAATCATCGGTTCGAAGCAAAAACGATTTGCCTCCCTGTGAAACCGTAAAAGCCATGTCGCGAACCTTCACTGAGGGATCGTCAAGCATGTCTGCAAGGCTCTTTCCTTGAAGATATTCAGAATGCTTCAACCCGGCCAACTCTGCCACAGTCGGGTACAGATCGACCAATTCAACAAACGAATTGCAGACCGCAGGTTTCTTTCCGGGCACTTTTATAATAAAAGGAACTCGCACCGATTCTTCATGAAGACTGACTTTCATCCAAAAATCATGTTCGTCCAAATGAAATCCATGGTCTGAGGTAAAAACGACAATGGTGTTATCTTCCAATCCCTCATCTCTAAGTGTTTTCAGCATCTTACCAACCTGTGCATCCATAAAGGAAACGGAAGCGTAATAGGCCGCAATGGCCTTTTTCTGCTGGTCGACGCTCATTTGCCCATTGACACTCGTCACATAATTGATTCCCCGCTCGGGAATATCATCCCAATCGAATTCAACCTTTTTCGGCAACTGAATCTTCTCAAATGGGTATGGATCGAAATAGGATTTCGGCGCCACAAACGGCACATGCGGCCGCACCATTCCTACTGCCAAAAAGAACTTCTCGTTTTTATGCTTTCGGATTAACTCGCAAGCCGTTTCAGCCGTTTTTCCATCGGCATGTACCAGGTCATCCCCTTCCGCCTTCACGATGGTCATTACGTTACCGCCCTTTCGCTCAATCGAACCATCAGGATTTCCCTGCACCAATTCAGCTTCACCTGCCGCGTTCCACTCAGGCGCCTGGCTGTTGTATTTTTCAGTCCAGGACGCGGGGTCTTCAGCGCCGTCACTTCCGTTTTCAATGTCAATCGGAACTCCCATGTGAAAAATCTTGCTCACCCGAGCTGTAAAGTAGCCGTTGTCTTTAAACAGCTGAGCCCAAGTTTCACGTTCGTCACCGATATTTTCCCGACCGCTCACGTAACCGTAGGTTGTCGTTGCGTTGGGGTAATAACCACTCATGAACGAAGCCCGCGATGGTCCGCAAACCGGATATTGGCAATACGCTTTCGTAAACCGCACACCCTCGGAAGCCAGCTTGTCAATATTGGGCGTTTGACAAACTTCATTTCCATAGGACGACACAGCCGTTGCTGTTAGGTCATCAGATATAATAAACAGCACATTGTAATCTTTCTTCGGGACGCAGGAAATCAAGATAAATCCAACGAATAAGACGAAATACTTCACCGGCATAAACTCAGTTTTTTTGTCGATTTAAACTGGCTGTAAACAGCATTCGGCTAATATTTAAAGCTGCTACCCCCCAAAAACTCGCGAATCAACGAGGTTGGTGGAATCTCGGCATCATCGATGTGATGAAAATAGCTGAAGAATTTGAGCAGGCGATTGGCTTCGCAATGTTCCTCGCAAACCTCAGGAACGGCTTTCAGCAAAGGTTCCACGTATTTTTTCAGCACAGCCAGCTCGTAAATCAGGGCAGAGTTGAACATCACATCCGCATTTTCCTGGTACGGAAAAATATTTTTTTCCTCGCCACTTCGAACACTCGGCCAACGTTTGATTGTATCCGCCGCCGAATAACCACGATACTTGCTGTCGCGAATCATGCGTCGGATTAGCCGGTTATCGGTCGTTGAAATATGGTTGTGATCGTCCAGAGAAATTTGCGTCAAAGCAGAAAGGAAAATCTTGAAACTTCTGCCGTTTTGCACATGCGGCATCAAGCCGGGATTCATGCCGTGAATTCCTTCCACAATGAGGATATGCCCTTCTCCCAATTTTAGTTTTTCACCCGTAAACTCCCGTCGCCCAAGTATGAAATTAAACCGAGGCAACTCCACTTCCTCACCACCAAACAGCTGTAGGAGCTGTAAATTGAAGAAATCCACGTCAATCGCATCCAGCGATTCAAAATCGTAATTGCCATGCTCGTCCCGCGGCGTTTGTTCACGATCAACAAAGTAATCATCCAGCGAAATCAAGTGTGGCGTAATGCCGTTTACGGCCATCTGCACAGCCAGGCGTTTGCTGAATGTCGTTTTTCCAGAAGCCGACGGTCCGGCAACCAAGACCACTTTCACATGGTCTTTCCGCTCATCAATCATGTTGGCAATTTCCGCCACTTTCTTTTCATGCAGTGCCTCCGATATTTTGATGATATCACCACCTCTTCCCGACTCAACATACTCATTCAGCATCCCTAGATTCGGCACATTCATCAACTCGGCCCGTTTTTTATGCTCTTTGAAAATCCCGAAAAGCTTTTCCTGAAGTTCAACTTCGTTAACTTCTTTGAAATTATCCGGTTTGGGAACCTGCAGCAAAATCCCATCGAAATACGGAACAATATCAAACGTTGTGAGGTAACCGGTCGAGGGCACATGATGGCCATAGAAATAATTGCAGTAGCCATTCAGGAAATACAGAAAAGAGAACATCATCCCCTGCTGATCAAACAGCTTTGCCTTTTCTTCCAGCCCCTGACGCACCAATTCCTCAACGGCATCGGGCGTCAAAATCCCTTTCTTTTCGAAGGGCAAATCCTTTTCAACCCACGATTGCATTTCGCTTTTCAATTCCCAAATATCCGAATCGGTAATCTTGCGTTTCAGGCCGATCAGCTCGCAATAGTAGCCGTTACTAATGCCATTCAGCACCTTCAGTTTTACCTGCGGGAAAACCTCCCGAACAGCAACATAGAGCAAAAAAATAAGGGATCGTACGTAAAGGCGGCGTCCGTCGATGTGCGTGTAGTCGATAAATTCGACCTTCTTCGACTTAACAACAGAGAAGGAAAGCTCCTTCACTTTGTTGTTCACCAATGCCCCGCAAATTGGATTATCCAATTGGATGCCGAGGTCATCTTTTACTTCTTCAAGGGTAGTTCCTAAGGGGTAAGCCTGAACTGTGTTATTGTTTTCACAATAGATGTCAATTGTTCTCGCGCTCATGTTTTCTGAAATCAGCACATTGGCGTCGCCAAACTTCGCCGTTTTCCCGGCGCCAATGCGTTAGTAGACTATAAATCTAACTCTTTTTTCAGAAACTTCGCCGTGTACGAATTATGGTTTGCAACAATTTCTTCCGGCGTTCCGGCACCTAAAATCGTACCGCCGCCGCGTCCACCTTCAGGTCCCAGGTCGATGATATGATCCGCCACTTTAATGACATCCAGGTTGTGCTCAATAACAATGACCGTGTTCCCCCGTTCAACCAGTTGATCCAACACTCCCAGCAGAATGCGGATATCCTCGAAATGCAATCCGGTCGTCGGCTCGTCGAGAATGTACATGGTTTTGCCGGTGTCTTTTTTGGCCAGCTCGGTTGCCAGTTTCACACGCTGCGACTCACCACCCGAAAGGGTTGTTGACGACTGCCCCAACGTGATGTATCCCAAACCAACTTCCTGCAAAGTCTTCAACTTGTGCGCAATGGAAGGCAAGCTTTCAAAGAATTCGACACCTTGATTGATCGTCATGTCCAGCACATCGCTGATCGACTTTCCTTTGTAACGAACCTCCAGCGTTTCGCGGTTGTACCGCTTGCCATTGCAGGCATCGCAATGCACATACACGTCGGGCAGAAAGTTCATCTCAATCAGCTTCAAGCCACCTCCCTGGCATTCTTCGCAACGACCACCTTTAACGTTGAATGAAAAACGTCCCGGTTTGTAGCCACGGATTTTGGCTTCGGGCAATTGGGCAAACAAAGCGCGAATATCAGAGAAAACGCCGGTGTAAGTGACCGGGTTCGAGCGTGGTGTGCGGCCCAGCGGCGACTGGTCTACCTGCACCACTTTGTCAATATGTTTCAGCCCTTCAATTTTATCGAAGGGCAGCGGATCTTTCAATGAGTTGAAGAAATGCTGGCTTAGCACCGGCTGCAAGGTTCCGTTAATCAGGCTCGACTTGCCACTTCCCGAAACACCGGTCACGCAAATCATCTTACCCAACGGAAATTCCGCGGTCACATCCTTCAGGTTATTGCCTTTGCAACCAATTAGCTTCAGGCTTTTGCCATTTCCTTTCCGACGTTCTTCGGGCACCACAATCTGATGTTCACCTTTCAGGTATTTCGAAGTCAGCGTATCGGCTTCCAAAACCTCCTGCGGAGTACCCGCCGCAACCACCTCCCCACCATGACGGCCGGCAAATGGCCCCATGTCGACCAGGTAATCGGCACTCATCATCATGTCTTTATCGTGCTCAACCACGATCACTGAGTTACCAGTATCGCGCAGTTTCTCCAACGAACTAATCAGTCGAAGGTTGTCACGCTGGTGCAAACCAATACTTGGTTCATCGAGAATGTACAACACATTTACCAGCTGCGAACCAATTTGTGTAGCCAGACGAATACGCTGCGACTCGCCACCCGACAAAGTTCCCGATGAACGATCGAGCGACAAATACTCCAAGCCCACATCAAGCAGGAAGCTCAAACGGGTCCGGATTTCCTTGATGATTTCCACCCCGATTTTTTGCTGACGCTCCGTGATGCGTTCTTCCAATCCCTGGAACCACTCCGTCAGCTCAGCGATGTCCATCTGCGCCAGTTCCGAAATATTTTTTTTGTCGATTTTGAAATATAACGACTCCTTTTTCAAGCGATGCCCGTCGCACTCGGGACAGGCCTTTTCGCGCACAAACTGGTTCGCCCACTTCTGCGCTGTTTTCGACGGATTATCGTCGCGCTGACTATCGATATATTTCACAATTCCCTCGTAGCTCATGGCGTAATTTACCGAGCCACCAAGCGGCGAATTTTTCAGTTGAATTCGTTCGTTGGTCCCGTACAGAATCGCATCCATCGCTTCTTCGGGAATATCTTTCACAGGCGTTTTCAGGTCGAAACCATGCTTTTCACCCAACGCTTCAATTTGCCAGAATATCAGTGTATTCTTTTGCGTGCCAAGTGGAGCAATTCCGCCTTTGGCAATGCTCAACTCCGGATCGGGTACAATCTTTTCCTGGTCGATCACCGCAATTCGTCCCAAGCCATTACACTTCGGACAAGCACCTTGCGGCGAGTTGAACGAGAAATTATGCGGCGCCGGCTCGTTGTACGAAATACCGGTGGTCGGGCACATCAACTGGCGGCTGTAGAATTTGAGGTCTTCCGAATCATTGTCCATGATCAGGCAGACACCATGTCCCTGTTTCATGGCCATCGCCACCGAATCCTTCAGGCGTTTCGTTATGCCCTCTTCCACCTTCAGCCGGTCGACAACAACTTCGATGAAGTGATTTTTATACCGATCGACACGCATGTTGGGCTTCATTTCAACCACTTCTCCGTCAACACGGGCATACAGAAAACCTTTTTTCCGCGTCGATTCGAACAGCTCGCGGTAGTGCCCCTTACGGCCGCGCACCAAAGGCGACATGATGAGAATCCGCTTATCGGCAAAATGTTCCTGGATCAGTTTCAGAATCTGGTCGTCGGTGTATTTCACCATCTTTTCACCGGTCTCGTATGAGAAAGCTTCCCCGGCACGGGCATACAACAAACGCAGGAAATCGTAAATCTCGGTTACCGTTCCCACAGTCGAACGCGGGTTCTTATTGGTCGTCTTCTGCTCAATGGAAATCACCGGGCTCAGGCCGGTAATCTTGTCCACATCTGGGCGTTCCATGTTGCCCAAAAACGAGCGGGCATAGGCCGAAAAAGTCTCAATGTAGCGTCGCTGTCCTTCCGCATAAATGGTATCGAAAGCCAGCGAGGACTTGCCACTACCGCTCAAACCGGTTATTACCGTCAGCTTATTACGCGGAATTTCAACATTAATATTTTGCAGGTTGTGCACACGGGCGCCGTGCACAATGATTTTTTCATCCTGGTCAAGCAACTCGTCCTCCAGTTGCAACTTATCGTTCTCCACCATTTTTAGTCGTTTGCTTTGGTCCGGAATCCTTTCGCCGGAATTTTAATTGCGTAAGTTTTTCCTTTGGAATTGGTTAGAAAAGTCTCGCGCAACCATGGATTCAACATTTTCAATATTTTGTAGTTGGTACCGTGCTCTGTTGCAAAATCAGCAAAATCCTTCACCGGCCCATTTACCGTAGTCGTTTTCACTTCCCACAGCGGATATTTCTCATCTTCGGTTACAACGAAACCGTATTCCGCCGGGTTTTCCATGATTAGTTTGAGGGCTAAAATCCGGAACACGTAGCGCGAGGT is a genomic window of Mangrovibacterium diazotrophicum containing:
- a CDS encoding MATE family efflux transporter; the protein is MNRKILHLAIPNIISNVTIPLLGLVDMALMGHLDSEVYIGAVSLGTVLFNFIYWGFSFLRMGTSGFTAQSYGEGNQAETFNILARALMISTLISALIILLQVPIEWIAFKAINGSKEVEGLAREYFRIRIWAAPATLGLYALNGWFLGMQNARYVMVTSILANIFNLVFSFIFVYFLHMNSAGVAWGTVIAQYAGILTGLFLLQKKYKYLLNFRDRKAIFDLDAMKNFFRVNSDIFIRTFCVILVFTFFTSKSASISDHILAVNSILIQFLLFFAFFIDGFALAGEALAGKYKGERRRDLFTELTRRLFVWGIGLALVFSFLFLVGNKFIIGLLTNQEGLYETASQFMVWVILTPLITFSSFIWDGIYIGVTASKEMRNSMLAATLLLFAPSFYFLQAILGNHALWLAMMLFMLGRGLFQTILFPKVMSKSFK
- a CDS encoding sulfatase; translated protein: MPVKYFVLFVGFILISCVPKKDYNVLFIISDDLTATAVSSYGNEVCQTPNIDKLASEGVRFTKAYCQYPVCGPSRASFMSGYYPNATTTYGYVSGRENIGDERETWAQLFKDNGYFTARVSKIFHMGVPIDIENGSDGAEDPASWTEKYNSQAPEWNAAGEAELVQGNPDGSIERKGGNVMTIVKAEGDDLVHADGKTAETACELIRKHKNEKFFLAVGMVRPHVPFVAPKSYFDPYPFEKIQLPKKVEFDWDDIPERGINYVTSVNGQMSVDQQKKAIAAYYASVSFMDAQVGKMLKTLRDEGLEDNTIVVFTSDHGFHLDEHDFWMKVSLHEESVRVPFIIKVPGKKPAVCNSFVELVDLYPTVAELAGLKHSEYLQGKSLADMLDDPSVKVRDMAFTVSQGGKSFLLRTDDWAYIQYDEDAGSGMELYNMKNDPKQYTNLAYKPEFAEVVDEFQEKLRNKLQEVRTNDLGIDYSAN
- a CDS encoding superoxide dismutase, whose amino-acid sequence is MSFELPKLGYDYDSLEPYIDARTMEIHYTKHHAAYTTNLNNAIQGTDMEGKSIEELMAGISKLPVAVRNNGGGFYNHNLFWTVMGYCNGEGPEGELLKAINDSFGSFDNFKDAFTKAAATRFGSGWAWLVKQGDSLVVSSTPNQDNPLMDVAEVQGTPILGLDVWEHAYYLKYQNKRPDYIESFFKVINWDEVAKRFKG
- a CDS encoding nucleoside kinase: MSARTIDIYCENNNTVQAYPLGTTLEEVKDDLGIQLDNPICGALVNNKVKELSFSVVKSKKVEFIDYTHIDGRRLYVRSLIFLLYVAVREVFPQVKLKVLNGISNGYYCELIGLKRKITDSDIWELKSEMQSWVEKDLPFEKKGILTPDAVEELVRQGLEEKAKLFDQQGMMFSFLYFLNGYCNYFYGHHVPSTGYLTTFDIVPYFDGILLQVPKPDNFKEVNEVELQEKLFGIFKEHKKRAELMNVPNLGMLNEYVESGRGGDIIKISEALHEKKVAEIANMIDERKDHVKVVLVAGPSASGKTTFSKRLAVQMAVNGITPHLISLDDYFVDREQTPRDEHGNYDFESLDAIDVDFFNLQLLQLFGGEEVELPRFNFILGRREFTGEKLKLGEGHILIVEGIHGMNPGLMPHVQNGRSFKIFLSALTQISLDDHNHISTTDNRLIRRMIRDSKYRGYSAADTIKRWPSVRSGEEKNIFPYQENADVMFNSALIYELAVLKKYVEPLLKAVPEVCEEHCEANRLLKFFSYFHHIDDAEIPPTSLIREFLGGSSFKY
- the uvrA gene encoding excinuclease ABC subunit UvrA; this translates as MVENDKLQLEDELLDQDEKIIVHGARVHNLQNINVEIPRNKLTVITGLSGSGKSSLAFDTIYAEGQRRYIETFSAYARSFLGNMERPDVDKITGLSPVISIEQKTTNKNPRSTVGTVTEIYDFLRLLYARAGEAFSYETGEKMVKYTDDQILKLIQEHFADKRILIMSPLVRGRKGHYRELFESTRKKGFLYARVDGEVVEMKPNMRVDRYKNHFIEVVVDRLKVEEGITKRLKDSVAMAMKQGHGVCLIMDNDSEDLKFYSRQLMCPTTGISYNEPAPHNFSFNSPQGACPKCNGLGRIAVIDQEKIVPDPELSIAKGGIAPLGTQKNTLIFWQIEALGEKHGFDLKTPVKDIPEEAMDAILYGTNERIQLKNSPLGGSVNYAMSYEGIVKYIDSQRDDNPSKTAQKWANQFVREKACPECDGHRLKKESLYFKIDKKNISELAQMDIAELTEWFQGLEERITERQQKIGVEIIKEIRTRLSFLLDVGLEYLSLDRSSGTLSGGESQRIRLATQIGSQLVNVLYILDEPSIGLHQRDNLRLISSLEKLRDTGNSVIVVEHDKDMMMSADYLVDMGPFAGRHGGEVVAAGTPQEVLEADTLTSKYLKGEHQIVVPEERRKGNGKSLKLIGCKGNNLKDVTAEFPLGKMICVTGVSGSGKSSLINGTLQPVLSQHFFNSLKDPLPFDKIEGLKHIDKVVQVDQSPLGRTPRSNPVTYTGVFSDIRALFAQLPEAKIRGYKPGRFSFNVKGGRCEECQGGGLKLIEMNFLPDVYVHCDACNGKRYNRETLEVRYKGKSISDVLDMTINQGVEFFESLPSIAHKLKTLQEVGLGYITLGQSSTTLSGGESQRVKLATELAKKDTGKTMYILDEPTTGLHFEDIRILLGVLDQLVERGNTVIVIEHNLDVIKVADHIIDLGPEGGRGGGTILGAGTPEEIVANHNSYTAKFLKKELDL